The genomic window ACGTAATGGAGGTAGAGGTAAAAAATATCCTAGACTTCGGAATATCTGTAAAAGTAGGAAAATCAAATGGATTTGTACATATTTCAGAATTATCATGGGGAAAAGTAGACAAGATATCTGATATATATAAAATCGGCGATAAACTTCAGGCAAAAATAATATCTCTAGACAAAGATAAGAAATCATTGAAACTATCTGTAAAACAATTGACTCCAGATCCTTGGGAAACGGCGGATGAAAAATATCCTGTTGGAACTGAAATAGAAGGGAAGGTAACTAAACTAGTTTCTTTCGGAGCTTTTGTTGAATTAGAAGAGGGGGTAGAGGGTCTAGTACACCTTTCAGACTTTACTTGGAATAAAAAGAAGATAAATGTTTCTGAATTTGTAAAAGTAGGAGACGTTGTGAAAGTCAAAGTCATAGAAATGGATAAACCTGCTAAAAGACTAAAGTTTGGAATTAAGCAACTTTCTGAAAATCCTTGGGACACAGCAGAAGCAAAATACGGAGAAGGAAGTGTTGTAAAAGGCAAGGTAGTCGAGATAAAACCTTTCGGTATATTTGCACAACTAGAAGATGGAATTGATGCTTTTATTCACCAATCGGATTTCTCATGGGAAAAGAACCATCCTAAGTATGAAATTGGCGATGAAGTAGAACTTAAGGTGCTATCTTTTGACGCTAGTGAGAAGAAGATAAAAGGTGGAATTAAGCAGCTTATAAAAAGTCCTTGGGATAGCTTACTTGAAACTTACAAGGTAGGAGACATAGTAGACAGAAAAATAACTAGTATAACTGATTTTGGAATATTTGTGGAAATGGAAAAAGGTGTGGACGGAATGATCCATGCTTCTCAAGCTTCTAAAGATTTCATAAAGAATTTGAGTGATAGATTTGAAGTTGGACAAGAAGTAAAGGCAGAAATTATCGAAATCGATGCCGCGAAGAAAAGAGTAAAATTATCTATAAAAAAAGCTGAGATAGCTGATGAAAAGAAAGAAACACAAGAACTTATCGAGAAGTATGGAACGGTAGGAGAGTAATTAAAAGACCTGTTTACAGGTCTTTTTTGTTGTAAAAAAATATATTGTATAACAATAAGAAGGAAAAACATAATGTTTGCAGAAATATTTTTGTATGCATAAGAATACAGATTTTTTATTTTGAAAAACTAAATTCTATAGTATTTCAGATTAAAACGATCGAGTTGTAGTTTTGGGAAGAATACCAAAAACACAATCTTAGAATTTTGAAATACGTTTTTCAAAATAAGCTTGACTTTGTTTTAGAAAAATGTTAGTATTAAATTGAAATATGTCGAATGAGAGGTGGGGAAAAACAACATGATAGAATTGAAAAATGTATCGAAGAGTTTTGACGGTAAAAATAAAGTTGTTGATAATCTTAATTTAAAAATCCAAAAGGGAGAATTTGTGGTCCTTATAGGAGAAAGTGGATGTGGTAAAACTACTACCATGAAGATGATCAATCTATTGGAAAAACCAACAACGGGTGAAATACTGATTAACGGAGAAAGTGTAAAAAGCAAGGATGTAAAAGAACTAAGAAGGAATATAGGGTATGTTATCCAAAAGGTTGGATTGTTTCCTCATATGACTATAGGGGAAAATATTGAACTTGTGCCTACTTTAAATAAATGGTCAAAAGAAGATAAAAAAGCCAGGTCAATGGAACTTTTAGAACTTATGGATCTTCCTGGAGAAGATTTTTATTATAGGTATCCAAGTGAACTAAGTGGAGGTCAGCAGCAAAGAATAGGAATAGCAAGGGCTTTGGCTGTAAATCCAGACATAATACTGATGGATGAGCCTTTCAGTGCTCTAGACCCAATAACCAGAGCAAAACTACAAGATGAGATGATGAAGCTTCAAGACGAACTTGGAAAAACAGTAGTCTTTGTAACGCATGATATGGACGAAGCTTTAAAGTTGGCAGATAAGATAGCTGTAATCAAAGATGGTAACGTTATTCAGTTTGACACTCCAGAGGAGATATTGAAACATCCTAAGGATGAGTTTGTGGAGTATTTCCTAGGAAAAGACAGAATGTGGAAAACGCCTGAAATGCTGCTTGCAAAAGATATAATGAAGAAAAAATTCGGAAAAATAGGACTTAACGGAAGTCCGGCGAGAGCAATCGAGATAATGAAAGAGAGAGAGATAAATACCCTTATAGTAGTCGATAAAGAGGGAGAAACCAATCAAAAGCCTGTAGGGGTAGTGACAAGAAATATGGTAATGAAAAATACCAAGCACAGCGTGAAAATGAAGGATATAATGGAATCAAGCTCAGATTTCATGGTGCATGAAAATACAAATATGGTGGAAGTGCTGAACATAATGTCAAAAATAAACTTTAGATCAATACCAATAGTAAATGATGATGATTTCTTAGTAGGGGCAATTACTCCAGTAAGTTTGCTCAATGTAATTACTGAAATATCTCCAACTATTGAAGGAGGGGAACTATAAGATATGAATAAATTAAGTTTTTTAGAGTTTTTAAAATATAGAAGTTCTGATATTTTTAAACTGACGGGGCAACACATAAGGATAACAGGGATTGCGGTTTTACTTGCGGTCCTTGTGGGTGTACCTCTAGGGATATATATAACAAAAAATAAAAAAGTTTCCAATGCTGTTTTGAATCTTGCCAATATATTTCAGACACTGCCGAGTCTGGCACTTTTTGGTCTGATAATACCAATAATGGGAATAGGATTTAAACCTGCTATATTCGTATTGTTCCTTTATGCTCTGCTTCCTATTATAAAAAATACTTATATAGGTATAAACAGTATAGAGCCTTCTATCATAGAGGCTGGGAGAGGAATGGGTATGACCAAAGCGCAGATACTGACAATGGTAGAGATACCACTAGCTCTTCCTATCATAATGGGTGGTATAAGAATATCTACGGTAATCAACATCGGTACTGCAACGATAGCAGCACTAATCGGTGCGGGAGGATTGGGAGACTTTATATTTAAGGGGATATCTATGAGTAACAACAACATGATCCTGGCAGGTGCAGTACCTACAGCCCTGTTGGCCATATCAGTTGATTTTCTTTTGGGTATAGTGGAAAATAAACTCACTCCTATCGGAGTAAAAAACGTTTAATAATATTATATAATTTAAAATGAGAGTAAATATATAACCTTTATTTTTAATGCTGATCGATTTTATTTTTTATAAAAATTAGGAGGTTTAAAATGATTAAGTTAATGAGAAATATTTTACTTGTAGCTGCAATAGTTGTATTTGCTGCCTGTGGGAAAAAAGAGGCCGAGGTTGAGACTATAGTGATCGGGCACAAGAACTATACTGAGGCTAGGGTGTTAGGTCAACTTTTCGCAGTTATGATCGAAAACAACACCGATTATAAGACTGATGTAAGAGAACTGGGGGGGACACAGATTGCCTATGAGGCCTTAAAAAGTGGAGATATAAGTCTTTATCCTGAATACACAGGGACAGTATACGGAGCACTTTTAGGTGAAAGCGGGATGAAGGATCCAGATAAGGTATATAATTATGTCAAGAAAAGACTGAAAGAGAATGACAATTTAGATTTTCTGAATCCATTGGGATACAACAATACTTACACTCTGGCAGTGAGACCTGAAACTGCTGAGAAATACAATCTGAAAACGTTTTCTGATATAGCGGCTAACTCTGGAGAGCTAGTAATCGGAGCTACAATGGAATTCCTTGAAAGAGAAGACGGTATGCTAGGGCTTAAGAAAATTTACCCTGGTATGGAGTATAAAGATGAAAAAGCTCTTGACGGAGGACTTCGTTATACAGCTATAAAAGACGGTAAAACTGATGTTGCCGATGCTTTCTCTACAGACGGAAAGCTGATCACATATAACCTTGTTATATTAGAGGATGACAAGAATTTCTTCCCTCCTTACTATGTTGCACCACTTTTAAATGGAGAGTTTGCAGCCAGCCATCCTGAGGTTGTAGAAGCTCTTGAAAAATTATCGGGACAGATCAGTGAAGATGAGATGCAGCAGCTAAACTACAGGGCTGATGAAGAAGGACTTCCTGCTAGAGTAGTTGCAGAAGAGTTTCTCAAAGGGAAAGGGCTTATTAAGTAGTTTGAAATTGAATACTAATTTTATTTTTAATAGAGCATCGGAAGCATAAATTGTTCCGATGCTCTGATTTTAAGGGACAGATGTTTTATTATCTACAACTTCATCCTAGTTGTAGATAATTGAGCAGCGGTAGAGAAAGTAGATAAGAAAGCTGTAATAATAAAATTTGGTATTACTTTAACTTAAATTGAGTTTGACAAAAAATTAATGATATGATAGATTGCCAGGGTATTATTGTATGTTTATTGTAGGAGGATATAGATATGTCAAAAGGTGGGGCTCGTTTGGGAGCAGGTAGAAAACCTAAAGAAGAGGTGTTGAAGGTAGCAAACTTTAGACTTTCTATGGAAGATCTAAAGGTTTTGGATAAAAAAGGTATAGGGAAAAATTCCAGCGATAAATTGAGATATATTCTTACTAAATTTAAAAGTGAGAAAATAAATATGGTAAAAAGAAGAAAGGCGTATAAGTTGGAAAAATTTTCTTCGATTGAAGATGCTGATGCCATGTTTCAAAAGCTGACTGGGAAGTGGAAAAATCTAAACAAAACAAAATTTCTTTTAGAGAGTAGTTTGAAGAATGATATGAGAATCAAATATGAGATAAGAAATAGAAAAATGATTGAAGGTTTTGAAAATTTTGATGAGTTGAAAAAGTTTGAATGGTTTTTGCAAAATATAGTTTTTCAATGGAATGAATCTGAAATTTTGAGAGTTGATATATTTTTGAAAAAAGATGAATACATTGTAATTCTACCTATCACCAGAGAGGGAAGTGAATTTGTAATAAAGTGCAAAAATCAGATTGTGGACGAGAGTGTAGGAGAGCTTGGATATATCTCCTTGTCAGAGGAGGATTTGCTCGCTTATTTTTATGAGAATCTACAGGAATTTATATTTAAGAAGGGTTGTACTTTTAACGCTGAAGAGAATCTGTTTAATAAAAAATACAGTAATGGGGATGTATATAAAACTCTAGAATATGAAAATGTGGTTGTGCTAGAACTTGAGCATGACAGCGGGACGGGAGAAACCACACTGAATTTTATAAAAGAGCTTGTAATATAACAGTTAGCAAAGGACAGGAATATTCCTGTCCTTTGTTTTGTAAAGGGGCTATATATTTCATTGGGAGTCTTGGAAAATTCAACAAGAAAAATCTTTACTAAAAAATAAGGGAATTGAAAAAAAGCTTAAATTATGATAGAATACTTTACTGACAAGTATGTAGTTATACACAGATAAACGGAGGAAAAGAAAAAATGTTACTAAAGGGAATTTTGATTGTGCTGATAGGATCCTTAATAGGATGGGTTACAAATTTCTTTGCTATTAAAATGCTGTTTAGACCTTACAGAGAGGTAAGTATTTTAGGGATTAAAATACAGGGTCTAATACCTAAGAGAAGAAAAGAGATTGCTGAAAGTATAGCTGAAACTATAGATGCGGAGCTAATCTCTATGAAAGATATAACAGCGACACTTGATTCTATAGAGATAGAGGATGAGATAGATAAAATAGTAGATGCAGTTGTGGATATAAAACTAAAAAAAGAAATAATAGCCAAGTTTCCAATGGCTGGAATGTTTTTGAATGGATCTCTCATGGACAAGATAAAAGCTATCGTGAAAGAGGCTATAGAAGAAAATAAAAATGAATTTGTGGGAATGGTAATAAATAAGCTAGAGGAAAATGTAGATATAAAAAAAATGGTAGTAGATAAAATGGAAGGGTTTTCTCTGGATTATCTAGAGGAGATGACTTTTAAAATCGCTAAGAATGAGCTCAGACATATAGAGGCTGTAGGTGCTGTACTAGGTGCCGTTATAGGTGCGCTGCAATTTGGAGTAAGTTATTTTTTATAGAAGGTGGTTATTGAATTATGGATAGAGTGTTATCTGCCGGAGAATTTGAAAATGAGGTCGACATTCAAAAGAGTTTGAGGCCTAAAAGATTTGATGAGTATATAGGGCAGGATAACCTCAAACAAAAGATGTCTATTTTTATAGAGGCTGCTAAAAGAAGGGGAGAAGCTGTAGATCATGTGCTTCTTTACGGACCTCCGGGTCTAGGTAAGACAACTCTTGCCGGCGTAATAGCAACAGAGATGGGAGTAAACCTCAAGATAACGTCTGGTCCCGTACTAGATAAAGCAGGAGATCTGGCTGCAATATTAACATCCTTAGAGGAAAATGATATTTTATTTATAGATGAAATCCACAGGCTGAACACATCTGTGGAGGAGATACTTTATCCTGCTATGGAGGACAGGGAGCTAGATATAATTATAGGAAAAGGACCTTCTGCACGTTCTATAAGGATAGAGCTACCTAATTTCACCCTTATAGGGGCTACAACAAGAGCAGGACTTTTGAGTTCACCTCTGAGAGACAGGTTCGGAGTTGTTCACAGGATGGACTATTATAAAAGTGAGGAACTTATAAAAATTATACTTAGAGGTGGAAGTATATTAGGTGTGGATATTGAGTTAGACGGAGCTGAGGAGATAGCCCTAAGAAGCAGAGGAACTCCTAGAATATCTAACAGGCTCCTAAAAAGAGTAAGGGATTATGCAGAAATAAGAGGAGACGGAGTGGTAACCAAGCCTCTTGCTAAGGAAGCTATGAGCCTACTTGGGATCGATTCCTACGGTCTAGATGAACTCGACAGAGAGATACTAAGTGCAGTAGTTGAAAACTACGGAGGGGGACCTGTAGGGATAGAAACTCTGTCTCTTGTTTTGGGAGAAGACAGAAAAACATTAGAAGAGGTCTACGAGCCTTATCTCGTAAAAATAGGCTTTATAAAAAGAACCCACAGGGGAAGAGTCGTAACTCAAAAGGCCTATGAACATTTGAATATGAAGGAGAAAAATCAAAAATGAAAATAAGCACTAGGATCAGATACGGATTAAGAGCTTTGGTATATATTGCAGAGCAAAATAGAGATTTTGATAGGCTTGTAAGGATCAAGGAGATATCTAAGGACCAGAATATCTCTGTACAGTATTTGGAGCAGATATTATTCAAACTCAAGAAGGAAAATATTATAGAGGGTAAAAGGGGACCTAACGGAGGATACAAGCTCATAGGAGACCCTAAAAAAATCAATGTATTTAGACTATATGAGATATTAGACTCAGACGTAAAAATTGTAGACTGCAATGAAAATACAGATAGCAAAAGTTGTGTAGAGGAAAAGTGCAGAACATCATGTCTGTGGAGCAGACTAGATAATGCTC from uncultured Ilyobacter sp. includes these protein-coding regions:
- a CDS encoding S1 RNA-binding domain-containing protein → MFDNNNAYDEFEALLNDYLPDEEETGKKVKGILSQVDRNYTYLDVVGQATAVRVRTEELEGYNEGDEVEILLMGETKDGDFLIGSRRKIDMEENWEKLVKAYENKDVVKGKIAKRVKGGYVVNVLFQQAFLPNSLSEIPMKDGEQFVGSDIEVMIKDVKEDRRGKKILVSRKDIRLKEQDEFFNKLNLGDVMEVEVKNILDFGISVKVGKSNGFVHISELSWGKVDKISDIYKIGDKLQAKIISLDKDKKSLKLSVKQLTPDPWETADEKYPVGTEIEGKVTKLVSFGAFVELEEGVEGLVHLSDFTWNKKKINVSEFVKVGDVVKVKVIEMDKPAKRLKFGIKQLSENPWDTAEAKYGEGSVVKGKVVEIKPFGIFAQLEDGIDAFIHQSDFSWEKNHPKYEIGDEVELKVLSFDASEKKIKGGIKQLIKSPWDSLLETYKVGDIVDRKITSITDFGIFVEMEKGVDGMIHASQASKDFIKNLSDRFEVGQEVKAEIIEIDAAKKRVKLSIKKAEIADEKKETQELIEKYGTVGE
- the ruvB gene encoding Holliday junction branch migration DNA helicase RuvB, whose protein sequence is MDRVLSAGEFENEVDIQKSLRPKRFDEYIGQDNLKQKMSIFIEAAKRRGEAVDHVLLYGPPGLGKTTLAGVIATEMGVNLKITSGPVLDKAGDLAAILTSLEENDILFIDEIHRLNTSVEEILYPAMEDRELDIIIGKGPSARSIRIELPNFTLIGATTRAGLLSSPLRDRFGVVHRMDYYKSEELIKIILRGGSILGVDIELDGAEEIALRSRGTPRISNRLLKRVRDYAEIRGDGVVTKPLAKEAMSLLGIDSYGLDELDREILSAVVENYGGGPVGIETLSLVLGEDRKTLEEVYEPYLVKIGFIKRTHRGRVVTQKAYEHLNMKEKNQK
- a CDS encoding Rrf2 family transcriptional regulator — its product is MKISTRIRYGLRALVYIAEQNRDFDRLVRIKEISKDQNISVQYLEQILFKLKKENIIEGKRGPNGGYKLIGDPKKINVFRLYEILDSDVKIVDCNENTDSKSCVEEKCRTSCLWSRLDNALSDILKETTLEDLINNKEMM
- a CDS encoding DUF445 family protein, producing the protein MLLKGILIVLIGSLIGWVTNFFAIKMLFRPYREVSILGIKIQGLIPKRRKEIAESIAETIDAELISMKDITATLDSIEIEDEIDKIVDAVVDIKLKKEIIAKFPMAGMFLNGSLMDKIKAIVKEAIEENKNEFVGMVINKLEENVDIKKMVVDKMEGFSLDYLEEMTFKIAKNELRHIEAVGAVLGAVIGALQFGVSYFL
- a CDS encoding ABC transporter ATP-binding protein, coding for MIELKNVSKSFDGKNKVVDNLNLKIQKGEFVVLIGESGCGKTTTMKMINLLEKPTTGEILINGESVKSKDVKELRRNIGYVIQKVGLFPHMTIGENIELVPTLNKWSKEDKKARSMELLELMDLPGEDFYYRYPSELSGGQQQRIGIARALAVNPDIILMDEPFSALDPITRAKLQDEMMKLQDELGKTVVFVTHDMDEALKLADKIAVIKDGNVIQFDTPEEILKHPKDEFVEYFLGKDRMWKTPEMLLAKDIMKKKFGKIGLNGSPARAIEIMKEREINTLIVVDKEGETNQKPVGVVTRNMVMKNTKHSVKMKDIMESSSDFMVHENTNMVEVLNIMSKINFRSIPIVNDDDFLVGAITPVSLLNVITEISPTIEGGEL
- a CDS encoding glycine betaine ABC transporter substrate-binding protein; translation: MIKLMRNILLVAAIVVFAACGKKEAEVETIVIGHKNYTEARVLGQLFAVMIENNTDYKTDVRELGGTQIAYEALKSGDISLYPEYTGTVYGALLGESGMKDPDKVYNYVKKRLKENDNLDFLNPLGYNNTYTLAVRPETAEKYNLKTFSDIAANSGELVIGATMEFLEREDGMLGLKKIYPGMEYKDEKALDGGLRYTAIKDGKTDVADAFSTDGKLITYNLVILEDDKNFFPPYYVAPLLNGEFAASHPEVVEALEKLSGQISEDEMQQLNYRADEEGLPARVVAEEFLKGKGLIK
- a CDS encoding ABC transporter permease, which gives rise to MNKLSFLEFLKYRSSDIFKLTGQHIRITGIAVLLAVLVGVPLGIYITKNKKVSNAVLNLANIFQTLPSLALFGLIIPIMGIGFKPAIFVLFLYALLPIIKNTYIGINSIEPSIIEAGRGMGMTKAQILTMVEIPLALPIIMGGIRISTVINIGTATIAALIGAGGLGDFIFKGISMSNNNMILAGAVPTALLAISVDFLLGIVENKLTPIGVKNV